The following coding sequences are from one Capsicum annuum cultivar UCD-10X-F1 chromosome 3, UCD10Xv1.1, whole genome shotgun sequence window:
- the LOC107862279 gene encoding dehydrodolichyl diphosphate synthase CPT3: protein MVQKGAPLHKGATLRKITTHWKVHNHSMTIQSEKVDLGARSCISSRVDMEGVNGKSVGHLFENISSFVRQCIFSVLNVGPVPSHIAFIMDGNRRYSKKQNLLDGDGHRAGFSALINMLKYCYELGVKYTTVYAFSIDNFKRRPGEVASLMKLMQEKIDELTQEESIVNRLGIRIYFQGNLKLLSDCVRSAAERAMVKTSGNSRAVLSICVAYTSTDEIVHAVQESCEEIWDDIRKREVNNAEGNFVGLKENGKDENEHRVGLTDVDRHLYMSVCPDPDIIIRTSGATRLSNFLLWQSAHCLLYSPTALWPEIGLRHLIRVILDFQRNFLYLKAKKKQS, encoded by the exons atggttcagaaaggtgcaccccttcataaaggtgcaactcttcggaAAATCACAACCCATTGGAAAGTTCATAACCATTCAATGACCATTCAATCCgaaaag gttgatcttggagcaCGATCATGCATTAGTTCGAGGGTTGATATGGAAGGTGTGAATGGTAAAAGTGTGGGacatctatttgaaaatattagCAGCTTTGTTCGTCAATGTATATTTTCTGTACTTAATGTGGGTCCTGTTCCTAGTCACATTGCTTTCATTATGGACGGGAACCGTAGATATTCGAAGAAGCAAAACTTGCTTGACGGGGATGGACATAGGGCTGGATTTTCAGCACTTATCAACATGCTAAAATATTGCTACGAACTTGGTGTAAAATACACAACGGTATATGCCTTCAGCATTGATAACTTCAAGCGAAGGCCCGGAGAAGTTGCATCACTAATGAAACTGATGCAGGAAAAGATTGATGAATTAACTCAAGAGGAGAGCATTGTAAACCGCCTTGGGATTAGGATTTACTTTCAAGGTAACCTAAAGCTTCTGAGTGACTGTGTTAGGTCAGCAGCTGAGAGGGCTATGGTAAAGACATCAGGTAATTCCAGAGCGGTATTGTCTATTTGTGTTGCCTACACATCAACAGATGAGATTGTGCATGCTGTTCAAGAATCTTGTGAAGAAATATGGGACGATATTAGAAAACGAGAAGTAAATAATGCTGAAGGCAATTTTGTTGGACTCAAAGAGAATGGGAAGGACGAGAATGAGCACCGTGTTGGTTTGACAGATGTTGACAGACATTTGTACATGTCAGTTTGTCCTGATCCCGACATTATTATACGGACTTCTGGAGCAACTCGGTTAAGCAATTTTCTTTTGTGGCAAAGTGCACATTGTCTTCTTTATTCTCCTACTGCACTATGGCCTGAGATTGGTTTGAGGCATTTGATTCGGGTAATTTTAGACTTCCAGAGAAACTTCTTGTATCTGAAGGCGAAAAAGAAACAGTCATGA
- the LOC107862280 gene encoding probable LRR receptor-like serine/threonine-protein kinase At1g74360 — MSEEESDILLLPVALFHFLLLISTVCGDTLESDKQVLLSFKTFLEKQNPMNKGYRHTEWDSSDSSPCTWRGIVCDGGVDRVTRIDLSGDNLAGNMFNNFSAMTELRYIDLSMNTIGGSIPADLGQCKNLRFLNLSHNIIDGELNLTGLSNLEVLDLTMNRIHGEISLTFPGICDSLVVANISNNNFTGEIGSTFDQCRKLRYLDLSYNNLTGELSLGFDKLKEFSVSKNKCTGSLSSSFFTPNCTLQSLDLSENGFVGGVPKEISNCKNLEDLNLSSNNFSGHIPEEIGSVMSLQALYLGSNNFSRDIPEALLSLSNLVFLDLSRNNFRGEIQEIFGRFTQVKFLLLHGNSYAGGIVTSGIPNLGNLSRLDVSENQFSGPLPVELSKMKGLKFLILAYNQFNGSIPSEFGDIPTLQALDLSSNKLTGKIPPSLGKLTSLLWLMLANNSLTGGIPPELGNCSSLLWLNLANNQLSGPIPPQLARIGSNPMPTFLSNRAKDKVTAGSGECFAMKRWIPADYPPFSFVYPLLTRKNCRSLWDKLLKGYGLFPVCEVGSNVRSYQISGYLQLSMNKFSGGIPPEIGSMQNFSMLHLGVNEFAGPLPSEIGQMQLVVLNVSKNRISGEIPSQIGYIKCLQILDLSYNNFSGLFPASFNKLSDLSKFNVSYNEHIYGTIPESGQLATFEKSSYLGDPLLRLPSFIDNSTNAAINKGGSFKRPTKVGAILVFLALVLAFVVCGLMTLVVCLILKSPIDTPGYLLEDSKGRHDLASSSGASSPWLSNDVKVIRLDRTSFTHSDILKATGRFSNDRIIGKGGFGTVYRGVLPDGRQVAVKKLQREGIEGEREFRAEMEVLSGNDFGWHPNLVTLYGWCLNGSEKLLVYEYMGGGSLDDIITDTTKFTWKRRINVAIDVAHALVFLHHECYPCIVHRDVKASNVLLDKDGRARVTDFGLARVMDAGDSHVSTMVAGTIGYVAPEYGQTWQATTKGDVYSYGVLAMELATGRRAVDGGEECLVEWAKRVMGDGRQGFTRAIIPVSLLVSGLAEGAEELCELLRIGIRCTADSPHARPNMKEVLDMLIAIPRSHRSGSSRCTSPSF; from the exons ATGTCAGAAGAGGAATCTGATATTCTTCTTCTTCCTGTTGCATTATTCCACTTCTTGCTTCTAATCTCTACAG tttGTGGAGACACCCTCGAGAGTGACAAGCAAGTGTTACTAAGTTTCAAGACGTTTCTTGAAAAGCAAAATCCGATGAACAAAGGATACAGACATACAGAATGGGATTCCTCAGACTCGTCTCCGTGCACCTGGCGTGGAATTGTTTGTGATGGTGGTGTTGATCGTGTCACTCGAATCGATCTCTCTGGTGATAATTTGGCTGGGAACATGTTTAACAACTTCTCAGCTATGACAGAGTTGAGATATATTGACTTGTCTATGAATACAATTGGAGGGTCCATTCCTGCAGACTTAGGCCAATGTAAAAATctgagattcttgaatttgtcaCATAATATTATTGATGGGGAGCTGAATTTGACTGGGCTCAGCAATTTGGAAGTTCTTGATTTGACCATGAATAGGATTCATGGGGAGATCAGTTTAACTTTCCCTGGGATTTGTGACAGTTTGGTGGTTGCAAATATATCGAATAACAATTTCACTGGTGAGATTGGAAGTACCTTTGATCAGTGCAGGAAGCTCAGGTACCTTGATTTGAGCTACAATAACTTGACTGGGGAGTTGTCACTTGGTTTTGATAAGCTTAAGGAGTTTTCGGTATCTAAAAACAAGTGTACTGGCTCTCTGTCTTCGTCGTTTTTCACTCCAAACTGCACCTTGCAGTCTTTGGATTTATCAGAAAACGGATTTGTTGGAGGAGTGCCTAAGGAGATATCGAATTGTAAGAACTTGGAGGACTTGAATTTGTCTTCAAACAACTTTTCAGGGCATATTCCTGAGGAAATTGGATCAGTTATGAGTCTTCAAGCACTTTATTTGGGAAGCAACAATTTTTCAAGGGACATTCCAGAAGCTCTATTAAGTTTAAGCAACTTGGTGTTTCTTGATCTTAGCAGAAACAACTTCAGAGGAGAAATACAAGAAATTTTCGGGCGATTTACACAGGTTAAGTTTCTTCTGTTGCATGGTAACTCTTATGCTGGAGGCATAGTTACCTCTGGAATTCCCAACTTAGGGAACCTTTCTCGATTGGACGTGAGCGAGAACCAATTCTCCGGTCCACTGCCAGTTGAACTTTCCAAGATGAAAGGCTTGAAGTTTCTGATTCTTGCATACAACCAGTTTAATGGAAGTATACCCTCAGAATTTGGGGATATTCCGACACTTCAGGCCCTTGATCTTTCCTCCAATAAGTTAACTGGCAAGATACCACCAAGCTTAGGGAAGCTAACCTCACTTTTGTGGCTGATGCTTGCTAACAATTCACTGACCGGTGGCATCCCACCTGAGTTGGGAAATTGCAGTAGCTTATTGTGGTTGAATCTTGCAAACAATCAACTTTCAGGGCCAATTCCACCTCAGTTAGCAAGAATTGGCTCAAATCCAATGCCTACTTTCTTGTCGAATAGGGCAAAGGATAAGGTCACTGCTGGCTCGGGGGAGTGCTTCGCTATGAAGAGGTGGATACCAGCTGATTATCCTCCATTTAGCTTTGTATATCCTCTCCTTACCCGGAAGAATTGTAGAAGCCTATGGGATAAATTGCTCAAGGGGTATGGTTTATTTCCAGTGTGTGAAGTGGGTAGTAATGTTCGTTCTTATCAGATATCAGGCTATCTTCAACTTAGCATGAACAAATTTTCTGGTGGGATCCCGCCTGAAATTGGCAGCATGCAGAATTTCAGTATGCTTCATTTGGGTGTAAATGAATTCGCTGGGCCGCTCCCTTCAGAGATTGGACAAATGCAACTTGTAGTCCTGAATGTTTCAAAGAACAGAATATCTGGTGAGATTCCGAGCCAGATTGGATACATTAAGTGCTTACAGATTCTTGATCTGTCCTACAACAATTTCTCTGGTCTATTCCCAGCTAGTTTTAATAAATTGTCTGATCTGAGCAAGTTCAACGTCTCTTACAACGAGCACATCTATGGTACTATACCAGAAAGTGGGCAATTAGCCACGTTTGAGAAGTCATCATATCTTGGCGATCCATTGTTGCGCCTTCCATCTTTCATTGACAACTCTACGAATGCTGCTATAAACAAGGGTGGAAGTTTCAAAAGGCCTACAAAAGTTGGTGCAATTTTGGTATTCTTGGCTTTGGTGCTGGCTTTCGTTGTTTGTGGACTTATGACACTCGTTGTCTGCCTCATTTTAAAATCTCCGATAGACACACCAGGATACCTACTGGAGGATTCAAAGGGCCGACATGATCTGGCATCGAGTTCAGGTGCATCCTCACCATGGTTGTCTAATGATGTCAAGGTTATCCGTTTGGACAGAACAAGCTTCACACATTCTGACATTTTGAAGGCCACAGGCAGATTCTCGAATGACAGAATTATAGGGAAGGGAGGATTCGGGACAGTGTATCGCGGAGTCTTGCCAGATGGAAGGCAAGTGGCAGTGAAAAAGCTACAAAGGGAGGGAATTGAAGGGGAAAGAGAGTTTAGAGCTGAAATGGAAGTACTAAGTGGAAATGACTTTGGTTGGCATCCAAATCTTGTGACACTTTATGGTTGGTGCCTTAACGGATCAGAGAAATTGTTAGTCTATGAATACATGGGAGGTGGAAGCTTAGATGACATTATCACAGATACAACCAAATTCACATGGAAGAGACGAATTAACGTGGCAATTGATGTGGCACATGCTTTAGTCTTCTTACACCACGAGTGCTACCCTTGTATCGTCCACAGAGATGTCAAGGCTAGCAACGTGCTGCTAGACAAAGACGGAAGAGCAAGAGTCACAGATTTTGGCCTAGCTAGGGTCATGGATGCTGGAGATAGTCATGTTAGCACAATGGTTGCTGGTACAATCGGGTACGTTGCACCAGAATACGGGCAAACTTGGCAGGCTACAACAAAAGGCGACGTCTACAGTTATGGAGTCCTGGCCATGGAGCTAGCCACAGGGAGACGCGCTGTAGATGGAGGCGAGGAATGCCTAGTTGAATGGGCGAAACGAGTGATGGGAGACGGAAGGCAAGGGTTCACCAGAGCCATTATACCTGTGTCTCTTTTGGTATCTGGCCTAGCAGAGGGAGCAGAAGAATTGTGTGAATTGCTTAGAATAGGAATAAGGTGCACTGCTGATAGTCCTCATGCTAGGCCAAATATGAAGGAAGTATTGGACATGTTGATCGCCATTCCTCGCAGCCACAGATCAGGATCCAGCCGTTGCACTTCTCCTTCATTTTGa
- the LOC107865904 gene encoding WEB family protein At1g12150, with translation MGEIDTKSIESVQAALSLFGQKSRDHKKKYKSTSCINDKEKEEDIGSVLKYLANLKIQLEAKDSAHKQALLKLDHHENTVDELCTLLMSSELEKEIYMIECRGLRIHVHELESRIQEMDDRLLESVMIREQLSHATSELKATQGDLVAARDAKLEALTQEEAMEDYLSTEKLKNEEILWNVSKLNEIILDLQMTAAEAEENTARLRERETELELEAANAKEEVVSMRNQLELMQDLENELLEKFALIDSMKAELQEVNELRASHEKVTSGAATEVKKLNEALELQERKNWDQCGYISLLESELRQLKGELNKANEEATRANADSGTMSLELEQIKKEMVEIREKETEAQVEIAFLKSEIHKGRSKIAAAEIADSVAKSEKSALHLALQQLALKAEEAKNENRRLKEASKASKESRNEESEEGKEEAKAYITIPKEEYVQVHEEPNEIQLLKKELKTATLKISELRTRAEQAISRAEAAEKRKAALENQIKRWKEHKERKKAALTALREESISREITEYEPDNSPKIKQPLRKVLRMEF, from the exons ATGGGGGAGATTGATACAAAATCAATTGAATCAGTCCAAGCTGCCCTTTCTTTGTTTGGACAGAAATCGCGTGATCACAAGAAGAAATATAAATCTACTTCCTGTATCAAT GACaaggagaaagaagaagataTAGGAAGTGTGTTGAAATACTTGGCAAACctcaaaattcaacttgaggCGAAGGATTCTGCACACAAGCAAGCACTTCTTAAGCTAGACCATCACGAAAACACAGTTGATGAACTATGCACTCTGCTAATGAGCTCTGAACTCGAGAAGGAGATTTACATGATTGAATGTAGAGGGTTGAGGATTCATGTACATGAGCTTGAGTCTAGAATTCAGGAGATGGATGACCGCCTTCTGGAGTCTGTGATGATACGAGAACAGCTTTCACATGCCACTAGTGAGTTGAAGGCCACTCAAGGAGATCTAGTGGCAGCAAGAGATGCTAAGCTTGAAGCCTTGACACAAGAAGAGGCGATGGAAGATTATTTAAGCACCGAAAAGTTAAAGAATGAAGAGATATTGTGGAATGTGTCAAAGCTCAACGAGATTATTTTGGACTTGCAAATGACTGCTGCTGAGGCAGAAGAAAACACTGCACGTTTGCGTGAGAGAGAGACTGAATTGGAATTAGAAGCAGCAAATGCAAAGGAAGAAGTGGTTTCTATGAGAAATCAATTGGAATTGATGCAAGATTTGGAGAATGAGCTATTGGAGAAGTTCGCACTTATTGATTCAATGAAAGCAGAACTCCAAGAAGTAAATGAGCTTCGCGCTTCTCATGAGAAAGTCACTTCAGGTGCTGCTACTGAGGTGAAAAAGTTAAATGAAGCTCTTGAATTGCAAGAGAGGAAGAATTGGGACCAGTGTGGTTATATCAGTTTATTGGAGTCAGAACTCAGGCAATTAAAAGGGGAACTCAACAAAGCCAACGAAGAAGCTACTCGCGCCAATGCAGATTCCGGAACAATGAGCCTTGAGCTGGAACAGATTAAAAAGGAAATGGTTGAGATAAGAGAAAAGGAAACAGAAGCACAAGTTGAGATAGCGTTCCTAAAATCCGAGATTCACAAAGGGAGGTCGAAAATTGCAGCAGCAGAAATTGCTGATTCAGTAGCCAAGAGCGAGAAATCAGCTTTGCATCTTGCACTTCAGCAGCTGGCCTTAAAGGCTGAAGAGGCTAAAAATGAAAACAGGAGATTAAAAGAAGCCAGTAAGGCATCTAAAGAAAGTCGAAATGAAGAATCAGAAGAGGGAAAAGAAGAGGCTAAGGCCTATATCACAATACCAAAGGAGGAGTATGTGCAAGTACATGAAGAACCAAATGAAATTCAACTACTGAAGAAAGAACTGAAAACAGCAACGTTGAAAATTAGCGAGTTGAGGACGAGAGCTGAGCAGGCGATAAGCAGAGCTGAGGCAGCTGAAAAGCGTAAAGCTGCACTTGAAAATCAGATAAAGAGGTGGAAGGaacataaagagagaaaaaaggctgCATTGACTGCACTTAGAGAGGAGTCCATTTCCAGAGAAATTACTGAATACGAGCCTGATAATTCTCCCAAAATAAAACAACCTCTTCGTAAGGTTCTCAGGATGGAGTTTTAG